In the Sarcophilus harrisii chromosome 3, mSarHar1.11, whole genome shotgun sequence genome, one interval contains:
- the RABAC1 gene encoding prenylated Rab acceptor protein 1, with product MATGNDLFNPGTEEEEGPGLSARTLLPKLLPTGSAGREWLEQRRATIRPWGSFLDQRRFSRPRNLGELCQRLVRNVEHYQSNYVFVFLGLILYCVITSPMLLVALAVFFGACYILYLRTLQSKLVLFGREVSPAHQYALAGAISFPFFWLAGAGSAVFWVLGATLVVIGSHAAFHQLEAAPEGEELQMEPV from the exons ATGGCGACTGGAAACGACTTGTTTAATCCCGGgacggaggaggaggagggaccAGGGCTCAGTGCCAG GACGCTGCTGCCCAAGCTGCTGCCGACGGGCTCGGCGGGCCGGGAGTGGCTGGAGCAGCGCCGGGCCACCATCCGGCCCTGGGGCTCCTTCCTGGACCAGCGGCGCTTCTCTCGGCCTCGGAACCTGGGCGAGCTGTGCCAGCGCCTGGTGCGCAACGTGGAGCACTACCAGAGCAATTACGTCTTTGTCTTCCTGGGCCTCATCCTGTACTGCGT GATCACGTCCCCCATGCTCCTGGTGGCCCTGGCAGTTTTCTTCGGAGCCTGTTACATCCTCTACCTGCGCACCCTGCAGTCCAAGCTGGTGCTCTTCG GCCGGGAGGTGAGCCCCGCCCATCAGTATGCCTTGGCAGGGGccatctctttccccttcttctggCTGGCTGGAGCTGGCTCGGCCGTCTTCTGGGTCTTGG GAGCCACCTTGGTGGTCATCGGATCCCACGCGGCCTTCCACCAGCTGGAGGCAGCCCCCGAGGGGGAGGAGCTGCAGATGGAGCCCGTGTGA
- the LOC116422671 gene encoding uncharacterized protein LOC116422671, with the protein MADRVSGQGTSARLGLSLGRLCLWRHQAARVPACVRGGPSFSLRAPGPGYSLSDAPDTPPAAPGRARAGEKREASARGPFALLSPWESLARVPFPEPRLLHLRNSGGAVGFPPSGARWCPPPPRGQEPGSSLALPAPSLIPKTLRGLQASGAGSSGGFSSEGASLPLFGSGAPERPRLTRPPRFQTPLAAARGPRGPSTEPPPPPLTEPRKFRGLRCPNILRFCKRVIPHPEPGPEEAGALAGPRADPAPPKPPCATLPGQRTKFKRPLVATADRSNLKPLESFPCIEAFPSSQIFQDESLRSFFPDLGSSRTLHSDPSPKLCQLELCPRRTCPSQEIIVGRQPLSVASLGSEGDLRSLSGVHLQPPNKWNRALFDLDDTNLCVNGALFPCLLACYVAHTQGECCCLPYLPGALVAMRTSLRTSQGIQGSIAEDWLVMCCCPVCGLCQMARQQDNPST; encoded by the exons ATGGCCGACCGTGTCTCAGGCCAGGGCACCAGTGCCCGTTTGGGCCTGTCCTTGGGCCGTCTGTGCCTCTGGAGGCACCAAGCTGCCCGTGTGCCCGCCTGTGTGCGT GGAGGGCCCAGCTTCTCCCTGCGGGCTCCAGGACCCGGTTACTCTCTCTCCGACGCCCCTGACACCCCGCCTGCCGCGCCGGGCCGAGCACGGGCAGGGGAGAAGCGGGAGGCCTCGGCCCGAGGCCCGTTTGCGCTGCTGAGCCCCTGGGAGAGCTTGGCCAGGGTTCCCTTCCCCGAGCCTCGCTTGCTCCATCTGCGGAACAGCGGAGGGGCCGTTGGCTTCCCCCCTAGCGGAGCCCGTTGGTGCCCGCCCCCACCCCGAGGGCAGGAGCCGGGGAGCAGCCTGGCCCTTCCAGCTCCTTCTCTGATCCCAAAAACTCTCCGGGGCCTGCAGGCCTCTGGGGCTGGATCTTCGGGAGGTTTTTCCTCCGAGGGCGCCAGCCTGCCCCTTTTTGGGTCTGGGGCCCCTGAACGG CCCCGCCTGACCAGACCGCCGCGCTTCCAGACCCCTCTCGCGGCTGCTCGCGGCCCTCGGGGACCGAGCACTGAGCCCCCGCCCCCGCCTCTCACAGAACCCCGCAAGTTCCGGGGGCTGAGG TGCCCTAACATTCTAAGGTTCTGCAAGCGCGTGATTCCACACCCGGAGCCGGGACCCGAGGAGGCCGGGGCGCTCGCCGGTCCCCGCGCGGATCCTGCCCCCCCAAAACCCCCTTGCGCCACCCTGCCCGGGCAGAGAACCAAATTCAAGCGCCCTCTAGTG GCCACGGCTGACCGCAGCAATTTAAAGCCCTTGGAAAGCTTCCCTTGCATAGAGGCCTTCCCCAGTAGTCAGATTTTCCAAGACGAGTCCTTGAGGTCCTTCTTCCCGGACTTGGGCTCCAGCAGGACCCTGCACTCGGACCCCAGCCCAAAGCTCTGCCAGCTGGAGCTGTGCCCCCGCAGGACATGCCCCTCCCAGGAGATAATCGTGGGCAGGCAGCCCCTGTCCGTGGCTTCCCTGGGCTCGGAGGGCGACCTCCGGTCCCTGTCCGGTGTCCATCTCCAGCCCCCGAATAAGTGGAACCGAGCCCTGTTCGACTTGGACGACACAAACCTGT GTGTTAATGGGGCCCTGTTCCCCTGCCTGCTGGCCTGCTACGTGGCCCACACCCAGGGCGAGTGCTGCTGTCTCCCCTACCTGCCCGGGGCCCTGGTGGCCATGAGGACGTCCCTCCGGACCAGCCAGGGCATTCAG GGATCTATAGCGGAGGACTGGCTGGTCATGTGCTGTTGTCCAGTCTGTGGTCTCTGCCAGATGGCACGGCAGCAGGATAACCCCAGTACATAA